The following coding sequences lie in one Cotesia glomerata isolate CgM1 linkage group LG5, MPM_Cglom_v2.3, whole genome shotgun sequence genomic window:
- the LOC123265987 gene encoding uncharacterized protein LOC123265987 produces MPSMKDFVSVRNDDGNRVHVQKRLVLSNLKELYQCFREINPAEKVGFSKFASLRPKHCVLAGASGTHTICVCTIHQNFKLMMLGANVHSLTRNTEKSLKHYNDCLDMIICETPTEKCYLGGCNKCPGVDKLSNILLTCFENQESENVPYKRWVSKPRCSLETFLQPTEEFIENLCSELKVLLPHSFIAKEQAKFLKTLKETLKPNEYVIICDFAENYAFVVQNAASGFHWNNYQATVFPVVIYYKVNDKLEHRSLVIIPHCNNHDAVAVHVFIKIITDYVISLPERCNKIYYFSDGASQQFKNFKNFVNLYYREDDFDIPAEWHFFATAHGKGPCDGIGGILKRLAARASLQLAVDKQITTPIGLYEWTSDPDNLPNIIVKFSPEEDYNTALNDLNDRFTKTKPIVGTQQLHCVIPDKNGCLYVKKFSNSNEHRIYKILKRQREH; encoded by the exons ATGCCCAGCATGAAAGACTTTGTTTCAGTTCGAAATGATGATGGTAATCGGGTACACGTCCAAAAACGGCTTGTTCTGTCTAATTTAAAAGAACTTTACCAATGTTTCCGTGAAATAAACCCTGCAGagaaagttggattttcgaaatttgCTTCGTTACGGCCGAAACATTGTGTGTTAGCAGGAGCAAGTGGAACGCATACTATCTGTGTATGTACTATCCATCAAAACTTTAAGTTGATGATGCTTG GTGCAAATGTTCATTCTTTAACGAGGAATACAGAAAAGTCGTTGAAACACTATAATGATTGCTTGGACATGATAATATGTGAGACTCCaacagaaaaatgttatttggGTGGATGTAACAAGTGTCCAGGGGTAGATAAGTTGAGTAACATTTTACTGACATGTTTTGAGAATCAGGAAAGCGAGAATGTCCCGTACAAGCGTTGGGTATCAAAACCAAGGTGCAGTTTAGAAACTTTTTTACAGCCTAcagaagaatttattgaaaacctTTGTAGTGAATTGAAAGTTCTTCTACCTCACTCATTCATTGCAAAAGAACAAgctaagtttttaaaaacattaaaggAAACACTAAAACCAAATGAATATGTCATTATTTGTGATTTTGCAGAGAATTATGCGTTCGTAGTACAAAATGCAGCATCTGGTTTTCACTGGAATAATTATCAGGCGACAGTTTTTCCggtagttatttattataaagtaaatgaCAAACTTGAACACAGAAGTTTAGTGATTATTCCACACTGTAATAATCACGATGCTGTTGCTGTTCAtgttttcatcaaaataataacTGATTATGTGATAAGTCTTCCTGAACGCTGTAACAAGATTTATTACTTTTCTGATGGGGCTTCTCAAcagtttaaaaactttaaaaattttgttaatttgtaCTACCGTGAAGATGATTTTGATATTCCTGctgaatggcatttttttgcaaCTGCCCATGGCAAAGGTCCGTGTGATGGAATTGGTGGTATCCTCAAACGACTTGCAGCAAGAGCAAGTCTCCAGCTTGCGGTAGATAAACAAATAACAACACCTATAGGACTTTACGAATGGACTTCTGATCCGGATAACTTGCCAAATATCATAGTCAAGTTTTCTCCAGAAGAAGACTATAATACAGCATTGAACGACTTGAATGACAGATTTACAAAAACGAAACCAATTGTAGGAACTCAACAACTACATTGTGTAATCCCCGACAAAAATGGTTGtttgtatgtaaaaaaattctcaaactcTAATGAACatagaatttataaaatattaaaacgcCAGAGAGAacattaa